A single genomic interval of Bartonella sp. HY328 harbors:
- a CDS encoding Bug family tripartite tricarboxylate transporter substrate binding protein, which produces MTFFKKLFFIMVIALFASPALAQFPQKPITIIVPFPPGGSVDGVARVLAAELSRVTGKTFIVDNRGGGSGGVIGTSEVVRSSADGYTLLLDGSIHVVQPLINKNVPYNVLTDFSNIGLVAEGALVISTNPSDKANNLGEFFAEVKQEPDNYNFATSGYGSAGHLAVEALKSEAGVDNEIIAYRGGGPALNDMIGGQVQLIADPMMSSLPHVKSGRLKALAVTSRERSPFAPQIPTVAESGMPAMEMLAWYGLWGPKDMDPEAMAFLEKALSDTVKSEEFKTKLEVFGFEPAKNTGSKALADYSISEMNRYKAIIEAAHISIE; this is translated from the coding sequence ATGACATTTTTTAAGAAATTGTTCTTCATAATGGTCATTGCGCTTTTTGCCTCACCAGCTTTGGCACAATTTCCGCAAAAGCCAATTACCATTATTGTACCATTTCCTCCCGGTGGTTCGGTTGACGGGGTGGCGCGTGTTTTGGCGGCTGAATTATCGCGGGTCACAGGCAAAACTTTTATTGTCGATAATCGTGGTGGTGGTTCAGGCGGTGTTATTGGTACATCGGAAGTTGTGCGTTCATCGGCTGATGGTTATACGCTATTATTGGATGGTAGCATCCATGTCGTGCAACCGTTGATTAATAAAAATGTCCCCTATAATGTATTGACCGATTTTAGCAATATTGGTCTTGTTGCAGAGGGCGCTTTGGTCATTTCCACCAATCCAAGCGATAAGGCGAATAATCTTGGTGAATTTTTCGCCGAAGTAAAGCAAGAGCCAGACAATTATAATTTTGCAACCAGTGGTTATGGTTCAGCCGGACATCTTGCCGTGGAAGCGTTAAAGAGTGAAGCTGGCGTGGATAATGAAATCATTGCCTATCGCGGCGGCGGCCCTGCACTTAATGATATGATTGGTGGACAGGTGCAATTAATTGCTGATCCGATGATGTCGTCATTGCCCCATGTTAAATCTGGTCGTTTAAAGGCCTTGGCCGTAACCAGTCGCGAGCGTTCGCCTTTTGCGCCGCAAATTCCAACCGTTGCAGAAAGTGGTATGCCAGCAATGGAAATGCTTGCTTGGTATGGTCTTTGGGGGCCTAAAGATATGGATCCAGAAGCCATGGCATTTTTGGAAAAAGCGCTTAGTGATACGGTTAAAAGCGAGGAATTTAAGACAAAATTGGAAGTATTTGGTTTTGAACCTGCTAAAAATACCGGCTCAAAAGCCCTTGCCGATTATTCTATCTCAGAAATGAACCGCTATAAGGCTATTATTGAAGCGGCGCATATTAGCATTGAATAG
- a CDS encoding 4-hydroxy-tetrahydrodipicolinate synthase family protein, with translation MSAKKDKITGSFVALVTPFDADGEVDFGAFRDLLEFQRSNGTKAILVMGSTGEVSMLSPAERKRIIVEVAKMKTADMPIFFGCTGNNTATTIEYVQYARDNGADGAIIAAPAYICASEADIERYFLEVADASDLPLGIYNNPPRVKSDLHWDSLLRLFKHPNYVIHKESTGRVGQVAQILAANPDVSVMCCDSPNLGLVVPTMSLGGHGTANMGGNIAPAEVAAMSKPWQDGQDAKNFKDVYLRLLPILHYNYSAINPVAVKSLMKIVGLPVGELRRPLTGLEGEALMRGIRAVQELELDKRYGWKIDSSAIAGLAG, from the coding sequence ATGTCAGCAAAGAAAGATAAGATTACAGGGTCATTTGTTGCGCTTGTTACACCATTTGACGCTGATGGCGAGGTGGATTTCGGCGCATTTCGTGATTTGTTGGAATTTCAACGTAGCAATGGCACCAAGGCTATCTTGGTTATGGGATCAACCGGTGAAGTTTCAATGCTTTCACCAGCAGAACGTAAACGCATTATTGTTGAAGTTGCTAAAATGAAAACGGCAGATATGCCAATTTTCTTTGGCTGTACTGGCAATAACACCGCAACAACTATTGAATATGTTCAATATGCCCGTGACAATGGTGCTGATGGTGCAATTATCGCAGCGCCAGCCTATATTTGTGCGTCAGAAGCCGATATTGAACGCTATTTTTTAGAAGTGGCTGATGCAAGCGACTTACCATTAGGTATTTATAATAATCCGCCGCGGGTAAAAAGTGACTTGCATTGGGATAGTCTGTTGCGATTGTTTAAGCATCCAAATTACGTAATTCATAAGGAATCCACTGGACGTGTTGGGCAGGTGGCGCAAATCCTTGCTGCCAATCCCGATGTCTCGGTCATGTGTTGTGATAGCCCTAACCTTGGGCTTGTGGTTCCAACTATGAGCCTTGGCGGTCATGGTACTGCTAATATGGGTGGTAATATTGCGCCAGCTGAAGTAGCAGCCATGTCTAAGCCTTGGCAAGATGGGCAAGATGCTAAAAACTTTAAAGATGTCTATCTTCGTCTTTTGCCGATATTGCATTATAATTATTCAGCTATCAATCCAGTTGCGGTTAAATCCTTGATGAAAATTGTTGGTTTGCCCGTTGGTGAATTACGCCGACCATTGACAGGTCTTGAAGGGGAAGCGCTGATGCGTGGTATTCGTGCGGTGCAGGAACTTGAATTGGATAAGCGTTATGGTTGGAAAATCGATAGTTCTGCTATCGCCGGCCTTGCTGGATAA
- a CDS encoding helix-turn-helix domain-containing protein has translation MEIIETAGLTIMFDTMNVKRDYKWRSLMDEGIWLGVVVEGLVEVDHTEFGNHIWQKGQMTIFKSEEPSESCHRSLADGALSAVFLHLDPLKAQVQFGEKTVSSIMNAVGKMQHTASHIVNTISSQILLCPLKGQSRQLYMTGKALELMAYLLPEAGDNMDKQTKWSLRDIECFHAAKAILLADLANPPTVMELARMVGTNTRKLGAGFNDIFGMPVYSYVKARRLEEARQLLEAGETSISRVAHDMGYNPAHFTTEFRKKFGFSPSQINRS, from the coding sequence ATGGAAATTATCGAAACTGCCGGATTAACGATCATGTTTGACACAATGAATGTCAAGCGCGACTATAAATGGCGCTCGCTTATGGATGAAGGTATTTGGCTGGGGGTCGTGGTTGAAGGATTGGTTGAAGTTGACCACACTGAATTTGGCAATCATATTTGGCAAAAAGGCCAAATGACCATATTTAAAAGCGAAGAACCTTCAGAAAGTTGTCATCGCTCGCTAGCTGATGGTGCTTTAAGTGCGGTATTTTTGCACCTTGACCCTTTAAAAGCACAAGTACAATTTGGTGAAAAAACCGTTTCCAGTATAATGAATGCGGTTGGCAAAATGCAACATACTGCTTCCCATATAGTCAATACAATTTCGAGCCAAATATTGCTTTGCCCCCTTAAAGGGCAATCGCGCCAGCTTTATATGACAGGCAAGGCGCTTGAATTAATGGCTTATTTATTACCTGAAGCTGGTGATAATATGGATAAGCAAACCAAATGGTCGTTGCGCGATATTGAATGTTTTCATGCTGCCAAAGCAATTTTATTGGCAGATCTTGCCAATCCACCAACGGTTATGGAGTTAGCGCGTATGGTTGGCACCAATACCCGCAAACTTGGTGCGGGATTTAATGATATTTTTGGCATGCCAGTTTATAGCTATGTTAAAGCGCGCCGTTTAGAAGAAGCGCGTCAACTTTTAGAGGCAGGCGAAACCTCTATTTCACGCGTTGCCCATGATATGGGATATAATCCTGCCCATTTTACCACCGAATTTCGCAAAAAATTTGGCTTTTCACCATCGCAAATTAATCGGTCTTGA